A portion of the Stigmatella aurantiaca DW4/3-1 genome contains these proteins:
- a CDS encoding L-tyrosine/L-tryptophan isonitrile synthase family protein, giving the protein MLQTNAPDALPTSISASILNLLLRYHRTTDLTPASVKAFPHQLRSIATFVRDGAPIVFTLPGFPCKSPNPAKVLGHLPDHGERLSLTFLDTLCTEIQRIHWPGARVIICSDGHIFSDLIGVPDDHIDAYSDELRTLIDQLGLERLCVFDLRDVFGPLPHAAKRAHAHDRYAPALDDVRAEIHVDDHTLALYRGITRFLVEDTPDWPGTRSALQRACRQRAYGVIQRSRAWGNLIAEHHPNAVRLSIHPQPVGAAKFGIRLLDAPDAWTTPWHSAALRRADGTWTLMPRAKAATLGRLVHLDGKPSHFQQD; this is encoded by the coding sequence ATGCTGCAGACGAACGCACCGGACGCCCTCCCCACGAGCATCAGCGCCTCGATCCTGAACCTCCTCCTCCGTTACCACCGCACGACCGACCTGACCCCCGCCTCTGTGAAGGCGTTCCCCCACCAACTGCGCAGCATCGCCACATTCGTCCGCGACGGCGCCCCCATCGTCTTCACCTTGCCCGGCTTCCCCTGCAAGTCCCCCAACCCGGCCAAGGTTCTGGGCCACCTGCCCGACCACGGAGAACGCCTCTCCCTCACCTTCCTGGACACCCTGTGCACCGAGATCCAACGGATCCACTGGCCCGGCGCCCGCGTGATCATCTGCTCCGACGGCCACATCTTCAGCGACCTCATCGGCGTCCCAGATGACCACATCGACGCCTACAGCGACGAACTCCGCACACTGATCGATCAACTGGGCCTGGAGAGACTGTGCGTCTTCGACCTGCGCGACGTCTTCGGCCCCCTCCCTCATGCTGCGAAACGCGCCCACGCCCACGACCGCTACGCCCCCGCCCTGGACGACGTGCGCGCCGAGATCCACGTCGACGACCACACCCTCGCCCTCTACCGGGGCATCACCCGCTTCCTCGTCGAGGACACCCCTGACTGGCCCGGCACCCGCTCCGCGCTCCAACGCGCCTGCCGGCAGCGCGCCTACGGTGTCATCCAGCGCAGCCGCGCCTGGGGCAACCTCATCGCCGAGCACCACCCGAACGCCGTACGGCTGTCCATCCACCCCCAGCCCGTTGGCGCGGCCAAATTCGGCATCCGCCTCCTCGACGCCCCCGACGCCTGGACCACCCCCTGGCACTCGGCGGCCCTGCGCCGCGCGGACGGCACCTGGACCCTCATGCCGCGCGCGAAGGCCGCGACACTCGGGCGCCTGGTGCACCTCGACGGCAAGCCCAGCCACTTCCAGCAGGACTGA